In Neptuniibacter halophilus, the genomic stretch CTGAAGAGCGGCGGTTACCGGCGTGATTCTATTCTTGCTGATGCCGTGGAAGCGATTATTGGTGCGATCTATCTGGACACCGATATGGAAACCGCCCGCGGATTTATTCTGCGATGGTTTGATCAGCGTCTGGTGGGTCTGGATCTGAATGAAACCCTGAAAGATTCCAAAACCCGGCTGCAGGAGTTCCTGCAATCGCGGCGCCGGGCGTTGCCGGAGTATGCGCTGGCAAAAGTTGAAGGTGAGGCTCATGCTCAGACATTTTATATCGATTGTCGGGTAGAGGGACTCAGCTCGTTAGTACAGGGCGAAGGCAGCAGCCGTCGCCAGGCAGAGCAGGAAGCGGCCAAGAAGGCCCTGATTGCACTTCAGGTGGAGAAATAAAAATGGCTGAAGATCTTATGCACCTGCTTGAACCGCAGAATCCTGATCAGCGTTG encodes the following:
- the rnc gene encoding ribonuclease III — its product is MIKPVSELARRIGHEFSDESLFELALTHRSCGKKNNERLEFLGDSILNFVIADDLYKRFPKAKEGELSRLRARMVKGVTLSEVARELGLGDYLRLGSGELKSGGYRRDSILADAVEAIIGAIYLDTDMETARGFILRWFDQRLVGLDLNETLKDSKTRLQEFLQSRRRALPEYALAKVEGEAHAQTFYIDCRVEGLSSLVQGEGSSRRQAEQEAAKKALIALQVEK